In the genome of Massilibacillus massiliensis, one region contains:
- the pyrF gene encoding orotidine-5'-phosphate decarboxylase, protein MTDNRMIVALDFHCMDQVKSLVTNLGDNVNYYKVGMELFYSVGSCVIEYLRNQNKEVFLDLKLHDIPNTTSQGLCSLTKLGVAMLNVHASGGYTMMKNAVESLQSEADKIGVIRPKLIAVTVLTSIHTADWEGLGQKAAIQEQVVHLAKLAKSAGLDGVVASPQEAAAIRKACGDGFMIVTPGVRPAGASVNDQSRIATPKNALLNGATHLVIGRPITAAENPREAALKIIKEMEDVR, encoded by the coding sequence ATGACAGATAACAGAATGATTGTAGCACTGGACTTTCATTGCATGGATCAGGTTAAGTCTTTGGTAACGAATCTGGGGGATAATGTAAATTATTATAAAGTTGGAATGGAACTTTTTTATAGTGTGGGAAGTTGTGTAATAGAATATTTACGTAATCAAAATAAAGAAGTTTTTTTAGATTTAAAACTTCATGATATTCCTAATACAACATCGCAAGGATTATGTTCTTTAACTAAGCTTGGAGTAGCTATGCTAAATGTACATGCTTCAGGTGGCTATACGATGATGAAAAATGCAGTAGAAAGTTTACAAAGCGAAGCGGATAAAATTGGAGTTATACGTCCAAAACTAATTGCTGTAACAGTTCTTACGAGCATACATACAGCCGATTGGGAGGGTCTTGGTCAGAAAGCAGCGATTCAAGAGCAAGTGGTTCATTTAGCAAAGCTGGCAAAAAGTGCAGGGTTAGATGGCGTTGTTGCGTCACCTCAAGAAGCTGCCGCAATTCGTAAAGCTTGTGGTGATGGGTTTATGATTGTTACTCCAGGCGTAAGACCAGCAGGTGCATCTGTGAATGATCAAAGTAGAATTGCAACCCCCAAAAATGCACTATTGAATGGAGCGACACATCTTGTAATTGGACGTCCGATTACGGCGGCAGAAAACCCAAGAGAAGCAGCATTAAAGATAATAAAAGAGATGGAGGATGTAAGATAA
- a CDS encoding DUF1540 domain-containing protein — translation MAKDVKCIVDTCKYYASGDICEANSIEVAKESKKCDCSSETNCKTFQLK, via the coding sequence TTGGCTAAAGATGTAAAATGCATTGTTGATACTTGCAAGTATTATGCTAGTGGAGATATATGCGAAGCAAATTCTATCGAAGTAGCTAAAGAAAGTAAAAAATGCGATTGTTCATCAGAAACAAATTGTAAAACTTTTCAACTTAAATAA
- a CDS encoding dihydroorotate dehydrogenase: MTKNRTMLNVNIAGIEMKNPIMTGSGTFGFGEEYEDFVDLNNIGAIVVKGTTLFPRAGNIGVRITETPSGMLNCIGLENPGVSCFITEILPRLRKYKTPIIVNISGNTVEEYGELARYLDIDGVAAVELNVSCPNVKEGGIAFGTDCNSASAVVHEVKSNTSKPVIIKLSPNVTDIVAMAKAVEEAGVDAISMINTLTGMAININTWRPVLGNITGGLSGPAVKPVAVRMVWQVAQAVKIPIIGMGGIMTAEDAIEFFLAGASAVAIGTANFVNPYIIEDVSKKLEEYLVKKNLTHISELVGQLKTAK; this comes from the coding sequence ATGACCAAAAATAGAACTATGTTAAACGTTAATATTGCCGGAATTGAAATGAAGAATCCGATTATGACTGGTTCTGGAACCTTTGGATTTGGTGAAGAGTATGAAGACTTTGTCGATCTAAATAATATTGGTGCGATTGTAGTAAAGGGAACGACTCTTTTTCCTCGAGCCGGTAATATAGGGGTAAGAATTACGGAAACACCAAGTGGAATGCTGAATTGCATTGGACTGGAAAATCCTGGAGTAAGTTGTTTTATAACTGAAATTTTACCTCGGTTAAGAAAATACAAAACGCCGATTATTGTGAATATTTCAGGTAATACAGTAGAAGAGTATGGAGAGCTGGCAAGATATCTAGATATTGATGGTGTTGCTGCAGTTGAGTTAAATGTATCCTGTCCGAATGTAAAAGAAGGCGGAATTGCTTTTGGTACTGATTGCAACAGTGCATCGGCAGTAGTTCACGAAGTAAAATCTAATACTAGTAAACCTGTGATTATTAAATTATCACCGAATGTTACCGATATTGTTGCTATGGCTAAAGCGGTTGAGGAAGCTGGAGTTGATGCGATTTCTATGATTAATACGCTTACAGGAATGGCAATTAATATAAATACATGGAGACCTGTTTTAGGAAATATTACAGGTGGTTTATCAGGACCGGCAGTAAAACCAGTAGCAGTACGTATGGTATGGCAAGTTGCACAGGCTGTGAAAATACCAATTATCGGTATGGGAGGAATTATGACCGCAGAAGATGCGATTGAATTTTTTTTAGCGGGGGCTAGTGCGGTTGCTATCGGTACTGCAAATTTTGTGAATCCTTATATAATAGAAGATGTTTCTAAGAAACTAGAAGAATATTTAGTGAAGAAAAATCTAACACATATAAGTGAATTGGTTGGTCAACTGAAAACTGCGAAATAA
- the pyrE gene encoding orotate phosphoribosyltransferase: MTESEVKELFIKTGAILEGHFLLTSGLHSPMYVEKFQVLQHPKYTEQLCKALADKFANEKIEVVIGPVTGGVLLAHEVGKALGTRAIFTERENGKMTLRRGFKIAEGERVLIVEDIVTTGGSIKEVLDVVKEQGGNPIGIGMLVDRSGGKVSFDEVPYKALLNLEVTTYQPDQCPLCEKGQPMTKRGSRKI, from the coding sequence ATGACAGAATCAGAGGTAAAAGAGTTATTTATAAAAACTGGTGCGATTTTGGAAGGGCATTTTCTATTAACTTCTGGTTTACATAGCCCGATGTATGTGGAGAAATTCCAAGTATTACAGCATCCTAAGTATACAGAACAGTTATGTAAAGCGTTAGCAGATAAGTTTGCTAATGAAAAAATTGAAGTCGTTATTGGGCCAGTCACTGGAGGGGTTTTACTCGCCCATGAAGTTGGAAAGGCTTTAGGAACACGTGCCATATTTACAGAACGTGAAAATGGTAAAATGACATTGCGTCGTGGATTTAAAATAGCTGAAGGAGAACGTGTTCTTATTGTTGAAGATATTGTAACAACTGGGGGATCGATAAAAGAAGTTCTGGATGTTGTGAAAGAACAGGGGGGGAACCCTATCGGAATTGGTATGCTAGTTGATCGCAGTGGTGGAAAAGTATCTTTCGATGAAGTTCCATATAAGGCATTACTCAATTTAGAAGTGACAACCTATCAACCGGATCAGTGCCCATTATGTGAAAAAGGACAACCGATGACAAAACGAGGCAGCAGAAAAATATAG
- a CDS encoding hydrolase: MANILSRDQAWILLNEYNKDPFHLRHAQIVEGTMRYFAKELGFGNEEDFWGIVGLLHDLDFELYPENHCIKCQEILRQHEVDEKIIHAIASHGYKIRVDIEPKHIMEKILYATDELTGLIGAVAIMRPSKSVHDLELKSVKKKYKSTNFAAGCSREVIERGANMLAWSLDDLISKTILAMRSCSIVK, from the coding sequence ATGGCAAACATACTCTCGCGCGATCAGGCCTGGATTTTATTAAATGAATATAATAAAGATCCATTTCATCTTAGACATGCACAAATTGTTGAAGGAACCATGCGCTATTTTGCAAAAGAATTGGGATTTGGCAACGAAGAAGATTTCTGGGGAATTGTTGGACTTTTACATGATCTAGACTTTGAATTATACCCAGAAAATCACTGTATAAAATGTCAGGAAATTTTACGCCAACATGAGGTTGATGAAAAAATCATTCACGCAATTGCAAGCCATGGCTATAAAATTCGTGTTGATATTGAACCAAAACACATCATGGAAAAAATTTTATATGCAACAGATGAACTTACGGGTTTAATTGGTGCTGTTGCGATTATGAGACCTTCAAAAAGCGTCCATGATCTAGAATTAAAATCTGTAAAGAAAAAATATAAAAGTACGAATTTCGCTGCCGGTTGCTCGCGCGAAGTAATTGAACGTGGTGCAAATATGTTAGCATGGTCTCTTGATGACCTTATTTCTAAAACAATTTTAGCAATGCGTAGCTGCTCCATTGTAAAATAA
- a CDS encoding dihydroorotate dehydrogenase electron transfer subunit — MPKIAVDATVIENQNIINDVKELVVYAPKIVQQAVPGQFVHIRGTKDEEGPLLRRPISISSVDIKAGTLHLIYRIIGNGTAYLANLKKFDQINCLGPLGNGFDLNCDRPLLIGGGMGIAPLIFLAQRLNPHNTKVLLGGRNKTELFWRDKFDGLAEQIYITTDDGSLGVKGFTVNVLPEIIKANAFDRIFVCGPAIMMEAAANIAKDHHIACQVSLEKHMACGIGACLSCTCASKNSDKRKKVCTDGPVFWAEEVLE; from the coding sequence TTGCCTAAGATAGCAGTTGATGCCACAGTTATCGAAAATCAAAACATCATAAATGATGTAAAAGAGTTGGTTGTCTACGCCCCTAAAATAGTACAACAGGCGGTACCAGGACAATTTGTTCACATACGAGGAACGAAAGATGAAGAAGGACCTTTGCTTCGTCGACCAATTAGTATTTCTAGCGTCGACATTAAAGCAGGGACATTACATCTTATTTATCGAATTATTGGTAATGGGACTGCTTACTTGGCAAATTTAAAAAAATTTGATCAGATAAATTGTCTAGGTCCGTTAGGAAATGGCTTTGATTTAAACTGTGATAGACCTCTTTTAATAGGGGGAGGTATGGGCATAGCGCCGCTGATCTTCTTGGCTCAGCGGCTTAACCCGCATAATACAAAAGTTTTGCTGGGTGGTAGAAATAAAACAGAGCTGTTTTGGCGAGATAAGTTTGACGGGCTTGCCGAACAAATTTATATTACAACCGATGATGGCTCTTTGGGGGTAAAAGGGTTTACCGTAAATGTATTGCCGGAAATTATAAAAGCAAATGCTTTTGACCGCATTTTTGTCTGTGGTCCTGCTATTATGATGGAAGCGGCGGCGAATATTGCTAAAGATCATCATATAGCTTGCCAAGTTTCATTAGAGAAGCATATGGCTTGTGGTATTGGTGCATGTTTATCATGTACATGCGCATCCAAAAACAGTGATAAGCGTAAAAAAGTTTGCACCGATGGTCCGGTTTTTTGGGCCGAGGAGGTTCTTGAATGA
- the thiD gene encoding bifunctional hydroxymethylpyrimidine kinase/phosphomethylpyrimidine kinase, producing MLKTALTIAGSDSSGGAGIQADLKTFSALGVYGMSVITAITAQNTCGVTAIREMDNEIIASQIDAIFKDITVDAVKIGMLSSADIVNEVADGLERYAVKNIVLDTVMISKSGSRLLKTEAIESLRKKMIPKAFIVTPNLHEATELVGFEVKDQESMKKAAMAIKEMGAQYVVVKGGHLKGDACDLLYDGNAFEILTNKRIETIHTHGTGCTFSSAIASGLAKGFDIRRSVHMAKAYITMAITHGFKLGKGVGPTHHFYELYEKSGMNKEKNIDNII from the coding sequence ATGCTAAAAACAGCATTGACTATAGCAGGATCTGATTCAAGTGGCGGAGCAGGCATACAAGCAGATTTAAAAACTTTTTCGGCTCTTGGGGTATATGGGATGAGTGTGATTACGGCTATAACAGCGCAGAATACCTGTGGTGTTACAGCAATTCGTGAAATGGATAATGAAATCATTGCATCGCAGATCGATGCAATTTTCAAAGATATTACGGTAGATGCAGTAAAAATCGGCATGTTATCTAGTGCAGATATCGTCAATGAGGTTGCAGACGGCTTGGAAAGATATGCTGTAAAAAATATTGTGTTGGATACGGTGATGATTTCCAAAAGTGGTAGTCGATTGTTAAAAACAGAAGCAATTGAATCGTTAAGAAAAAAAATGATTCCCAAAGCATTCATTGTAACCCCCAATTTACACGAAGCAACAGAACTTGTCGGGTTTGAAGTGAAAGATCAAGAATCAATGAAAAAGGCTGCAATGGCAATAAAAGAAATGGGTGCACAATATGTCGTTGTAAAAGGAGGGCATTTAAAAGGCGATGCATGTGATTTGCTCTATGATGGCAATGCATTTGAAATTTTGACCAATAAGCGGATTGAAACAATTCACACGCATGGAACAGGCTGTACTTTTTCTTCAGCGATTGCAAGTGGCCTAGCAAAAGGTTTTGATATCAGAAGGTCGGTTCATATGGCGAAGGCATATATTACAATGGCGATTACGCATGGCTTTAAGCTGGGGAAGGGTGTTGGACCAACGCATCATTTCTATGAGTTATATGAAAAAAGCGGCATGAATAAAGAAAAAAATATTGACAATATAATTTGA